In Salvelinus alpinus chromosome 19, SLU_Salpinus.1, whole genome shotgun sequence, the genomic stretch TGAAGGTAAATGAGCTGGAGGAGCATGAAGCTAAGCTTGTCCAGCAGACCCAGGACAGTGCCAAGGAGGTCCAGGAGCAGGTGGCAGCTATGGAGGCCCTGCAGTCCCAGGCAGGCCAAGGTAACCAAGCTCTCCAGAACCTGAGGACCCAGCTGGATGAGGCCCAGAGCCAAGCTCGCTCACAGGGCAACAGGGTAGGTCCATACCCACGCCATACTACCATTGTCCATGACAATATTCAGTTTCTATTTTGTGAGTTTTCCAGAAAAATAAGCGTGAGACACACCTGTGGTATTTGATGTTGTAATAATTGAACCCTACCTTCAAAGCAATTTACTTTTGTTTCATTTTATTCATTATTAGCTTTTCCTTCATTTTGTCACTCATCATTTTTCCCCCCTTCAAAATGTTCTCCATGTCCATGGTGTCGCCCCCTGGACTGTGGCTGTAGGTCAGTGAGTTGAACTCTGAGCTGGAGGGTAAGCAGCAGGAGCTCCTCTCCTTGCAGCAGAGCCTGACCTCTGTGCTGCAGGACAAGGTCTCCTTGGAGCAAGAGCTGGGCAACCTGGTGAGTACTAGGACTTACGACTGGTGTTGTGGCGCCAGGGGTTGGGAATGGGTGGCCTTGCATGACTGATGGGACTGTAGAGCTCAAGGTAAGCTCAGGTATGGAAGAGCATAGCATTGAAATTCTTGCTTTTTGTTTTCATGGGAATGATAAAAAGTATCTACTTTCTATTACACACTTACGATACCATCAAAGATATAATCCTTAAATACAAATGTTGGTTAAATAACTTGTGTAGAACATTATTATTAGTTGTCAATCATTTTGAGGTTTGTCATGGAAAACTCTTGACTTAAGCATGCACAAATGTATTCAATAAAGTTTTATTTCCTCAGAAACAAAAACTGTCAGAAAGCACAGACAATCAGGCTAAGTCAACACAAACTATTCAAGGTAAATATATTAACTTTTTTCATGTATCAACGTTACAGGATGTTTGACCTGTAACAACGTTAGTCTTTGTTTTCTTATTACTTGGGTTACGTGGGTTTTTATCTGCAAGACATATTTTCCTAGAAAGAAAATGTTGACTTCAAGCTAATCTAATGATGAGCAACGATGTGGTTTTCTGCAAATAATTCATTATATTGGTCCACATGGCCAAGCAGTAGACAGTAGATTAGTGCTAAGAACTTGAATGATGCAAGCTGATAGTGTCAGTCTAAATTCCCTCATTCTGTCAGAGTTGCTTCAGAAGCTTAGCAAAAAAAAGAGCACTCAGAGGCTCTTAGAAGCCAACTTGCAGGTTAGAACACTGGCCAGCACTACCCTTCAGTACACACAGCTCAATATGACCATTCTCCCTACGTACATTCAGTAATGTAACTTTGCCACCTACACCAGGGGTTTCCAAACCTGATTGTTTTTGTAGTCTTGAGTTTCTGCTAGATAAACCAGGTTGTGATTACTGAATCAATGTCTGAATGAAAAGGGCAACCACAACCTGTTTTGAGAAAGTTATCCCTGACCAACACCACAAAATATCACCAATGTTTTACAAAAATAATCACTATAGAGTCTGAGTTAGtcatgatgtttatattgtgtaacaaattggctgtgtacagtatgtgtgcttGTGTATGTGGATTGAGGCTTGTTACCCATGACTGAATTATGTTTTCCTCTCACTCAGGGCTGGAGAGGAAGCTAAAGGCTGGAGAGGAGAGGCTTGATCAGCTCGCAAACGAAAAGGCCAAGCTCCAAAGTGACATCTCAGACATGATGAAGTCATCAGGCGACAGTTCAGCACAGCTTACCAAAATGAATGAAGACATCACTCAGAAAGAAAGGTACACAATGAAATGTCACAAACAAAGGTGTTCTCAAACATATTAAAGTAGTTAAATGGCTTACTCTCATCTGAGAAGTCCACAATCCGGTTTCCTCCAGTGCCAATATTTAATGAGAGTATGACAACAATGCACAAAACCTGTCCATCGCCCTGGTTTATCAGTTCTTCAGTTTCagtctaaaacggtttgaatctgTCCTCTACAATGAAGCCACAGTTTGTTTGAATGCCACCCGTCTCATTTGGTCAGAGATtgatctccccctccttcccctttACCAGGAGGCTGGAAGAGTTACAGACCCAACTCGCAGAGGAGAAGGACCGGGCTGCATGTTCTGAGGAGCAACAACAGCAGGAAGTTGCCCAGAAGGAGCAGGAGCTGAAGGGGGCCAGAGACGAGCATCAGGGCCAGCTAAGCAACCTGCAGGGGAAAATCACACAACTGGTGATTGAAAATCCAGAGATGGCTTTGAGATGTTGATGATTGGGATAAAGTAGATGATTAGATGTAAAGAGAAGAGGTTTGTTGTAAAACGGCCTACATTTTTCAGGAATAGACGTTTTACTGTCTCTAACCCAAACACTGAAATAATCTACCACTGTCCCCCTACCAAACAGCAAATGATTGCTGTTAGTTACTGTCTCCTTCATTTTATGTTGTGTGTAGGAGAAGAGTTTGCAGCAGGGTGAGGCCCAGGCCAAGGATCTTCAAACCTCCCAGCAGAAGGCCCTGTCTGAGGCCTCAGAGCACCATGCCAAGCAGCTCCAGGAGCTGCAGGGTCAGGCTGACAAGACCAAGCAGGAGCTGAGTGTCTCCAGGGAGAAGGCCCAGGAGCTGGAGAGGCTGGTGACTGAGCTGCAGCCTTACAAAGAGAAGGCTCAGGTGAGCACCCACCATATAATTATCAGGACCACCATGTTTAATGTTCTCAGGAGGAGCTGCCTTTTTGTACAAAAAAATCGTGCTGCTTCGCGTTAGGTTTCTTTAGGTTGACTGAAGTATTAAGTGAGATAATTTTTCCAGTGTAGTCCTATCCACTTTCTGTAAGAGATGTCAGTAGCACCTTATTTTACAGTACAGAAATGACTTGGCTATTATTATGTCGTTACCATTTGACTATGTTGTTTCCAAGTCAAATAAAGTGTTTCCTGAAGTGGTCTATGGTTAGGTTTGATATTCACTTGATGGTAATTAGACCACCTCACTTCTAATGTCTGGGTAGTAATCATACTGTATGAAGGAGGAAGGAAGGTAAGAAGTAGCTGAAGTCCGTATTACTTTCATGAAAGGTTGACTGTTAGAACAATTATGGCATAGCACAGTGACCTCATTCTTTGAATTCATAAAAAAAAACACCAAAAATTCATGTTAGTGTTTTATCTGCTCATATTATTGCTTTTTGATAATAACTGTTTATTCAAGCCCATTGCACCATGTAATATATCATATTTGTTGTCATATATGCACCATCTTCATTTCAGCATTGACTGTGTGGCTATGTTGTGGTGTGGTTTTAGGGCCTACTTTGAAAGCAGAGGCACACCTTAGATATAAAAAAAACTGATGTTGACATTTTAATTCATGCTTCAATAATCTTGATTAACTGGATGTAGTAACCACATAATTGTTAGTGGTTTAATTAGTGTCGTTTCACGATGAGTAGCCGGTATGTAAAGTGTAGGGCTTCAGTCTGTGCTCACCATTTATGGGTTGTTCCACAATTTCAATCCCTTTTTGGTAGCGTAATTTGTTGAAAAAAAGCTTtttatttcacctaattttaacattctgtcatgaaGAACACATCTTCAActcaataaaaaaaacatgttttcccatttACTATAATATGTGTATTTTTAAGTGCCAAGTAAAGTAACAGAGTTGACCGTAACGGGGTTGACGATttaatcttaaatcagccataaaccccttgtgacagggggaatggtaTCTTCTTGTGTGCAACAAGGAGGGGCAATTGAATACAAGCTTcacaatgtacagttgaagtcggaagtttacatataccttagccaaatacatttaaactcagttttcccaattcctgacattttaatcctAAATGTCatgtccctgttttaggtcagttaggatcaccactttattttaagaatgtgaaatgtcagaataatagtagagagaatggtttattttagcttttatttctttcatcacattcccagtgggtcagaagtttacacacactcaattagtatttggtagcattgcctttaaattgtttaacttgggtcaaacgtttcaggtagccttccacaagcttcccacaataagttgggtgaattttggccaatactcctgacagagctggtgtaactgagtcaggtttgtgggcctccttgctcgcacatgcttcttcagttctgcccacaaattttctatgggattgaggtcagggctttgtgatggcaactctaataccttgactttgttgttcttaagccattttgtcacaactttggaagtatgcttggggtcattgtctatttggaagacccatttgtgaccaagctttaacttcctgactgatgtcttgagatgttgcttcaatatatccacaattttctttcctcaagatgccatctattttgtgaagtgcaccagtccctcctgcagcaaagcacccccacaacatgatgctgccacccccgtgcttcacggttgggatgatgttcttcggcttgcaagcctccccatttttcctccaaacataaggatggtcattatggccaaacagttctatttttgtttcatcagaccagaggacatttctccaaaaagtacggtatttttctccatgtgcagttgcaaaccgcagtctagcttttttatgctggttttggagtagtggcttcttccttgctgagcggcctttcaggttctgacgatataggactcgttttactgtggatatagatacttttgtacctgtttcctccagcatcttcacaaggtcctttgctgttgttctgggattgattagcatgtttcgcaccaaagtacgttcatttctaggagacagaacacgtctccttcctgagtagtatgacggctgcgtggtcccacggtgtttatacttgcttactattgtttgtacagatgaacgtggtacctccaggcgtttggaaattgcttccaaggatgaaccagacttgtggaggtctacaatttgttttttctgaggtcttgactgatttcttttgattttcccatgatgtcaagcaaagaggcactgagtttgaacgtaggccttgaaatacatccacaggtacacctccagttgactcaaattatgtcaattagcctatgagaagcttttaaagccgtgacataattttctggaattttccaagctgtttaaaggcacagtcaacttagtgtatgtaaacttctgatccactggaattgtgatacagtgaaataatctttctgtaaacaattgttgaaaaaattacttgtgtcatgcacaaagtagatgtcctaaccgacttgccaaaactatagtttgttaacaagaaatttgtggagtggttgaaaatcaagttttaatgactccaacctaagtgtatgtaaacttctgacttacactgtatatatatttttttaaattgcctgtctatgggtaacagggttgacgtgttatgctcgacaCACTGTTTTACaccacaaaacaacagaaaattgccaaaaagtgtagaaccagctcacctgcttttgcACTAGTTTGACCATAATAAACGAGTTCTGGTCACATAACGgattttaaaatgcaatattggtgcacaatttctacttaatatcaaagggatgcaaaagggCAGAATTTTGTGGCACAAACATTATAAGACAATTAAAACAGGGTTATCtacttgtaaaaaaatatatatatattctcaatGGAAAGTACTCAATTACGCACACACTCCTCCTCACCTGGTGCACACTGATTGAAAACCTGAATCATTATTAGAGCCCACTtagaaggcacacacacacacacctacatacacATGCAATCATAAGCACTCCATTGGTATACCTCTGTTTTCAATGTTTTCTCAAGTTTTCATGGTGTCAGCTTTAAGTTTCTTTTTCTCCCAACTGTCTTTTATGCTTGCACCAGCTTAACTTTTCCAATTGCATTTTATAACTTTTGTAATAAAATGCTTGACTTATTTTGTTTTCCCTTTTATATGCCCATTTTTTTCtttcaacttttttccctcagTTTCTTTCTGATGAGCTCGACTCGTCCGGGCAGCATATTGAGCGATTGTCCACAGACCTGGAGAAGCAAATCTCAGTGCTGGCGCACATGTCTAAGGAAAGCTCAGATTTCAAAGCTCAGAAAGGAAGTCTCAAAAATCAACTCTCCGAACTCGAGGCCAAGCTCTCAGCCTCGGAGGCTAGTCACCAGGAGCTCTCAGGTAAGACTGAAGAACTTCTGACACTGAGGGACAAGCTCACAAAAGAGCAGGAGGAACTTTGCACCACCAACCGGAAGCTAGATGGAGAGAATGCCTCACTATCCAGAGAGGTGGAAAAGCTTAGAGTTGCTGTTGAGGAGGCACAGGCTAATAACAAATCCCTCAGTCAATCTGAAGCGGAGCGTCAGTCCCAAATTGAGGAGCTTCAAAAGGCAAATGCAGAGAAGCATGAGGTCCTTTTGAAGTACCAACAGGAGATCCTGCAGCAGGAAACTAAGAGGAAGCTGCTTGCAGAGGTCTATGAGAAGACCTGTGAGGAGAGGAACGAGCTCCAGGAGGAGCTCAAGCAAAGCAGGGAGAAGCTGACCTCTGAGAAGGATAGCCTTTTGTTGGAGAGGGATGCAGCCAGAAATGCTAAGAAATCCCTTGATGCAAAGAATGTGGAGTTGCAGGCAAGGTGTCAGTCTTTAAGCTTGGAAAAAGAAGACTTCTATCTGAAAAACACTCAGCTGCAGGCACAGACAGAGACCTTGGGCAAAGATAAAGTGGAGATGTTTACTCAAATTAATGCTGCCATTTTTGACAAAGAGGCCCTCCAAGCCTTGAATGCAGAGCTTCAAAATCAGCTGAATATCACTAAGAAGGATCTTGAGAAGTCTGTCCGTGACAAGGTCGAGCTACATGCTTCAAAAATGAGCCTGGCCAAAATGCTGGACCAGTCCAAGACCAGCAGTGAGGTTACCGACTCTGAGAGGCTTCACCtcctgcaggagaaagaggaccTGCTTGCTACCCAGCGAAAGGTGTGTTCTGAGAAAGATGAACTTAtcaaggagagagaagagttaaAGGAGAAGTTCAGACTTTCTACAGAGGAAGTGGCAACCTCTAAGGAGAAAGTCAAAGAGCTGTTGTCATCTTTTGGTGAGGAGAAGGAAGCACTTTGTCTCCAGAATGCAGAGACTGAGAAGGCGCTACACTCCATACGCAAAGAGAAGATGGCTATGGAATTAACACTGGAAAAGCAGAACATGGAGAGTGACCGTTTGGTACATGAAAAGGAAGAGCTGGAAGAAAAGCACACAAAGGAGATCTCTGAAAAGTGTACTCTAACAAAAGAGCGTGACAAGCTAGCAGGTGAGATCCGCAGTATGAAGGACCAGCTGGACAGCTCCTCTACGGCCAATGATGACCTGAAGCAAGCCAACTCCAACCTCACGTCCTTGCTGGAGGAATTAAAACAGAAGATAGAAAAGGTGGAGACTGAGGGAGCTTCCTTGAAAAAAGAAATGGTTGATCTACAGGCACAGTTACAGAAGCTTTGCTCAGAGAGGGAGGCCCTTGAAAAAAGCAAAACTGAACTTGCAGAGGAGCATCATGAACTAAAAGGCAACTCTGAGCAGCTGCGTTTGGAACTCATTCAGCAGAACGATACCCTAACAAAAAAGAGGGATCTCCTGCTTTCCCAGCAGACTGAGCTTAACAAGAGCCTGCAGAAGGACAAAGAGGATCTGCTTCTGCAGGTCCAGGAGTTCAAAGTGAAAGTGATTCTGTTTGAAAAGGCAAAAATGCTTCTTGAATCGCAGCAGCAGACTGAAGCAAGTGACCGAAGTAAACTGTCCTCTGCAAAGGATGAcctctccagagagagagaggacttacGGACACAGTTGTTCACTCTGACACAGGAAAAAATTACTCTCCTGCAGTCTGAATCCAACCTGAAGGCAGAGGTTGCCTCTGTTTGTGTTGAAAGAGACACAATGGCCTCTGAGAGAAATAGTTTGCGTTGTGATTTAGGGCAACTTAAGACAACCCACACTGGATTGTTAGGTGAGAGACAGGGTCTGCTTGAGGAGAATGCCCAGATGCAAGTCAAAGTGCAGGACCTCACTCAACAATCTGTCACCAGAGAGAAGGCCATGGATGAGTTGTCTGCCAACCTTAAGCATATTGGAGTGGAGAGAAAAGCCTTGGCTGGGGAGGTTGAGAACTTAAAGGCACAGCTGAAGGAGAGGGACCAAGAAAAGGGTGACTTGGCTGGAGACCAAGTATGCCTGTCTGCCAGACTGAAGAAGCTTGTCAACGAGGTCTCCTCCCTGGCTAAGGAGAAGGTAGACCTCCTAGCTATGCAATCCCACCTGGAGCAAGACCTTTCCTCCCTCCACAGCAGCCAAGAGAGTAGGGATGGGGAATACTCAAGGCTCATGGGGGAGGTAGAGAAGCTGCAAGTTACCCAGACACAGCTTGAAGCAGATGCCCAGGCCCTACGTGCTGAGAAGGCAGTGATGGAGGGACAGCACAAAGCCTCTGTGGAGGAGGCATCTGTGTCTACCAAGGTCAGAGAAGAAATGGCCACCAACCTGGAAGACCTGAAGGTCCAGAAGGATGCCTTGCTCAAGGAGAGGGACAAAGCCACCCAGCAGGTCACCCAGCTTGAGGCTCAACAAAAAAATGCTCTTTCCAAGCAGCTTGAGGTACTCCATTACTAACAAACCCCGTAACTAACCCTCACGTTGAGCTGGCTGTGGTCATGTTTCAACCTCACTGCATGCTACTCCGGTCTTCTATTTACCTTAATTTTTGTTTAATCTCCTTTACTAACTGCTCTCTTGCTTCTAGTCCATTGCGAAAAGTTTATTTATGAAATGTAAATTCCTTTGGGCTTAGAACGTGATTTGAGAAGTTCCTTGGTTGGGGTAGATGGTTACATCCGCTCCCTTAGAATTTGGTTTGAAAAtagtaagtagtagtagtagatgtgggCATTCCAATGATTCCTGAGGATTACACTAATTGCATAGGAGAAAAAATCATTCTAACCCACTAGAGCTTCAAAATCCGGTTTGGAATGATTTGGATGACTGACATGCAAAGCATGCAAATTAATTCTGCATAATATGAGAAAATTGAGTGATCCTTTAGTGATCCTCTGGTTAGAGTTGATTTGGGCTGTGTAAAATAAGGCTCCATCGAATGATGATATCTCAGGACATAGGGGTTCACCTCAACCAACCCCTATCCAAGTAAGTTACAGGTATTTCATTAAATATGTCTGGTTGACATGCTCCCCTCTTCCTCACTACCTAGGCAGCGGAGTCCTCAGGGAAGACTGCTGAGGTCGTGGAGTTGCTGATACAAGAGAAGGGCCTTCTGCAGCAGGAGAAGATTGAGGCCCAGTCTCTGCTGGAGGAGTTCAGGAGTGCCAAGCAGGAAATTACCAATCAGGTATATGGAGTATGTAATGTCTCCGATGGGGTATACTATAGTGGTTGAGCAGCATGGATTTTCAATAAGGTATGGAGATTGTTGAAATTGTATGGGTGAGGAATGATGGCTTTGTCACTGTCATATAGGGCTCTCACTAAGGACTGTGGAAGGGGCTCCTTGTAAACTTAACAGAAGTTTGCTTTCGGGGTGTAATGTTTGCAAACCACTTTTATAAGTTAGTATTCACAGTATAATACAGTGATGCATGTAAACAGAATTTTAGCTACAGATGCTGGCATGCTCACACTCCAAGATCACATAGCCAATTCCACGTTAAACATGATTTTTCAGccccatattttttattttttttatttgatcatttcaaattgtatttcttttttttgttcATTTCATTGCTCAACATAAAATAAGAAATTGCATCAGTCCTTTATGTACTCTCAATACTCATACCGGCACAAGTAAAGTTCACTAGGGACTGAAAGCTATAGTGAGAAAAATGCGCTCAACTTCAACTTTCACAGGATTCAAACAATctgtattatatacagtacattagaaGTGATCTATGTTTTTTTGTTATTGCACAGCTGGATTCCTTGAAGCAACAGAATTCCAAATACAAAGAGGAGCTCAACCTTTCTAAAGAGCAGCTCAGCTCAGAGAACCAGAAAATCAGCGGCCTGTGCCAGGAGATGTGAGtatactgtggtgtgtgtgtgtttgcctacagtgtcttcagaaagtattcataccccttgattttccACATTACACATTTtggtgtgttacagcctgaattaaaattattaatttgatttacacacaatacctcataatgacagtgaaaacattttttgaaattttagctattttattgaaaatgaaataaagaaatatcgcatttacataggtattcacatccctgagtcaatcATTTGTAGAAGCACTGTTggtggcgattacagctttggATTGTCTTGTGCatagctgatacagacatacccatctggatttgtggattttcttaattgttccctctatccttaccagtccccattgctgaaaagcatccccattgcatgatgctgccaccaccatgcgttatggtagggatggtgttagatgggtgatgagctgtgcctagttttctccagacataacgctttgcattcaggccaacggGTTACATTtttgtgtttattatggatccccatgcagcagctacacttcctgggaTCCAGCAACATATGTCATGTAGTATTTTAAACTGTATGTATGTAACTGTCATAACACCTTACCCAACCCATTCAATGTGTTCACTcaggccaccactccaccaccacatatttacaatacaatgtgcacgtgtgtgtcttatgtgtgtgtgtcttatctgATTCTACTGCATGCATCATTCccccatgtagccatggctctatgtagtacaatgcgcctcccatagtctgttcttgacttggggattgtgaagagacccttggtggcatgtcttgtggggtatgcatgggtgtccaagctgtgtgctagtagtttaaacagacacctcggtgcTTTCAGCATGTTAACACTTCtaacaaaaacaagtaatgatgaagtcaatatctcctccactttgagccatgagagatttacattcatattgttaatattagctctccctgtacatttaagggccagccgtgctgccctgttcaaATGAATTtatgaatttaccacaagtggactccaatcaagttgtagaaacatctcaaggattatcaatggaaacagaatgcaactgagctcaatttcgagtcttatcgcaaagggtctgaatacttatgtaaataaggtatttcacaaaacctgttttcgcttagtcattatggggtattgtgtgtagatttgatcagggcaacaaaaaaatatatacatgcatacatacatacatacatttagGATAAggttgtaacttaacaaaatgtggagaaaatgaaggtctgaatactttcggaatgcactgtatgtgtgaagACCATCACAGCAGCCCAGATAATTTCCTTACTAGCCCTACCTTCCATTTGTCATCAATGGAATATCCCTGTTGAATATTTTCTCAATGTTTGTCAGGTGGGCCTTGATAGTCAGCTGTGTATCtatctggcaggtcctggctcaGTGCCAACATCCGACAGCGGGGTTGGGGCAGAGGGGGTACTATCGCGGTAATTAACCCTTGATGCAGGGAGCAGTTAAATGCAGTTGATCGCTAGGATAATTATTGAACCTgtcttgatttatttatttttcttaataGATTTACTTAAAAGAAATGCAAACTTGCTTTCTTTACTCCATGCTTTTAATTGTCCTCGCTCTGACATTCTTATTCTGGGTGAAAATAcattacacacatgcacacactgggTAGCTCATTGCTCTCAACAGTCTTCAGACTTTAAATATTCAGACATTGAAGTGTCAGACATTGTCTTCATACCCAACCTCAAGACCCAAATATCTGAGATAAGAATTTTTACTGAACtataataatgtgtgtgtttagTGATGAGCTGAAGCAAGCTGCCTCTGTGAAGTCCCTGGTGGCCTTACAGGAGGAGAACAA encodes the following:
- the clip1a gene encoding CAP-Gly domain-containing linker protein 1 isoform X2, producing MSTTKPSGLKAPSKMGRSTGAPATKTTPSTAGSKVAAADKSTPGSGAAGTQDGGENFQVGERVWVNGNKPGVVQFLGEAQFAPGQWAGIVLDEPIGKNDGSVAGVRYFQCEAMKGIFTRPSKLSYTEGEANGTQTAPPSRAGSPTPSTASLASPSVKKASTATPVTPASNLARTNSESISNLSDTSSVKKGERELKNGDRVLVGGTKAGVVRFLGETDFAKGEWCGVELDEPLGKNDGAVAGTRYFQCQPKYGLFAPVHKVTRIGFPSTTPAKAKTTVRKLVATPSSLKRSPSASSISSMSSVASSVSAKPSRTGLLTETSSRYSRKISGTTAVQEVLKEKQQHIEQLMAERDMERAEVAKATTHVGEVEQELTLLREDQDQMEAKMDQLRTLVEAADKEKVELLNQLEEEKRKVEDLQFRVEEACITKGDLETQTKLEHAHIKELEQSLLFEKTKAEKLQRELEDTRVATVSEKSRIMELERDLVLRTREVADLRLRLEVQQSTEGSDSTTPPLLEEVSSLRAQLASQADQQRVELAGLKETLAAEEKAHNEAVSQFQVSSTKISTDNEQLKLRLSQNEKEKADVIELWRSKLESAIASHQQAMEELKVSFSKGAGSKTTELVETRSALERLKVEHKQALEEAGARCEAEAAARARETGELNKQLLVVSEEKECLEESLRSSVESAEEQHLVEMEDVLGKLHTAELKVNELEEHEAKLVQQTQDSAKEVQEQVAAMEALQSQAGQGNQALQNLRTQLDEAQSQARSQGNRVSELNSELEGKQQELLSLQQSLTSVLQDKVSLEQELGNLKQKLSESTDNQAKSTQTIQGLERKLKAGEERLDQLANEKAKLQSDISDMMKSSGDSSAQLTKMNEDITQKERRLEELQTQLAEEKDRAACSEEQQQQEVAQKEQELKGARDEHQGQLSNLQGKITQLEKSLQQGEAQAKDLQTSQQKALSEASEHHAKQLQELQGQADKTKQELSVSREKAQELERLVTELQPYKEKAQFLSDELDSSGQHIERLSTDLEKQISVLAHMSKESSDFKAQKGSLKNQLSELEAKLSASEASHQELSGKTEELLTLRDKLTKEQEELCTTNRKLDGENASLSREVEKLRVAVEEAQANNKSLSQSEAERQSQIEELQKANAEKHEVLLKYQQEILQQETKRKLLAEVYEKTCEERNELQEELKQSREKLTSEKDSLLLERDAARNAKKSLDAKNVELQARCQSLSLEKEDFYLKNTQLQAQTETLGKDKVEMFTQINAAIFDKEALQALNAELQNQLNITKKDLEKSVRDKVELHASKMSLAKMLDQSKTSSEVTDSERLHLLQEKEDLLATQRKVCSEKDELIKEREELKEKFRLSTEEVATSKEKVKELLSSFGEEKEALCLQNAETEKALHSIRKEKMAMELTLEKQNMESDRLVHEKEELEEKHTKEISEKCTLTKERDKLAGEIRSMKDQLDSSSTANDDLKQANSNLTSLLEELKQKIEKVETEGASLKKEMVDLQAQLQKLCSEREALEKSKTELAEEHHELKGNSEQLRLELIQQNDTLTKKRDLLLSQQTELNKSLQKDKEDLLLQVQEFKVKVILFEKAKMLLESQQQTEASDRSKLSSAKDDLSREREDLRTQLFTLTQEKITLLQSESNLKAEVASVCVERDTMASERNSLRCDLGQLKTTHTGLLGERQGLLEENAQMQVKVQDLTQQSVTREKAMDELSANLKHIGVERKALAGEVENLKAQLKERDQEKGDLAGDQVCLSARLKKLVNEVSSLAKEKVDLLAMQSHLEQDLSSLHSSQESRDGEYSRLMGEVEKLQVTQTQLEADAQALRAEKAVMEGQHKASVEEASVSTKVREEMATNLEDLKVQKDALLKERDKATQQVTQLEAQQKNALSKQLEAAESSGKTAEVVELLIQEKGLLQQEKIEAQSLLEEFRSAKQEITNQLDSLKQQNSKYKEELNLSKEQLSSENQKISGLCQEIDELKQAASVKSLVALQEENNKLTKELGSSKKETSGQQKLEAQRSKLNKQLQEMKQRETTMKKQLDEEKASLQKSIHKSSALISEKDQELETLMSELSVLRGESATAKTLKFTVLLLEKDKARLQEHVQSLEKSLSGGQDTVTSSSGDAALNQLRENKETAESQIEFLNSVIVDLQKKNEELTGKLEKMAEAALNGNNASELDNYDGGFNKGPSKKKVPPRLFCDICDCFDLHDTEDCPTQMQMPDSPPHTTYHGSKDEERAYCDICEAFGHWTDSCNDDQTF